In Thermococcus camini, a genomic segment contains:
- the purF gene encoding amidophosphoribosyltransferase, translated as MREKCGVFAAVTENAPKKAYYALIALQHRGQESAGISAWKHKIRTIARRGLVSEVFRNGEMAKLKSKMVIAHVRYSTSGSLTETQPLETGCCGKSIAIAHNGTLTNFLPLRRHYERLGVKFRHSVDSELLGISFLWHLHETGDEFEAMKTLFEEVKGAYSVAFLFDGKILVARDPVGFRPLSYGSGDGHYFASEDSALRLFVQDIRDVQPGEVFLLSEDGVESKVLARESHHHCVFEYIYFARPDSTIDGVNVYTSRVKMGEELARESPANGDVVIAVPDSGRASALGFSRVSGIPYSEGLIKNRYIGRTFITPGQFYRELKVKLKLSPVREVIEGKSVVLVDDSIVRGTTMRRIVTLLRNAGAKEVHVRIASPPIRYPCYMGVDIPTRHELIAAFGSVEKVRESIGADSLAYLSIEGLKKAVGRRDLCLACLTGEYPEWAFRL; from the coding sequence ATGCGCGAGAAGTGCGGCGTCTTTGCAGCGGTTACCGAGAATGCTCCGAAAAAAGCCTACTACGCACTCATAGCCCTGCAGCACCGCGGTCAAGAAAGCGCGGGGATAAGCGCCTGGAAGCATAAGATAAGAACAATAGCCCGCAGGGGGCTCGTTTCGGAGGTCTTCAGGAACGGCGAGATGGCGAAGCTAAAATCCAAGATGGTAATAGCCCATGTCCGCTACTCCACATCAGGCTCCCTCACGGAGACCCAGCCGCTGGAGACAGGCTGCTGCGGAAAGAGCATCGCGATAGCCCACAACGGAACCCTCACGAATTTCCTCCCCCTCAGGCGGCACTACGAACGGCTGGGGGTTAAGTTCAGGCACTCGGTGGACTCTGAGCTTCTGGGGATTTCATTCCTCTGGCACCTCCACGAGACCGGCGACGAGTTCGAGGCCATGAAAACCCTCTTTGAGGAAGTTAAGGGGGCCTACTCGGTCGCCTTCCTGTTCGACGGGAAGATACTTGTTGCGAGGGACCCGGTCGGCTTCAGGCCGCTGAGCTACGGAAGTGGAGACGGTCATTATTTCGCCTCGGAGGATTCCGCGTTGAGACTATTCGTCCAGGATATAAGAGACGTTCAGCCCGGGGAGGTCTTTCTCCTCTCGGAAGACGGGGTCGAGAGCAAGGTTCTGGCCAGGGAGAGCCACCATCACTGCGTTTTCGAGTACATATACTTCGCCCGCCCGGACAGCACGATAGACGGTGTAAACGTCTATACATCCCGGGTAAAGATGGGGGAGGAACTGGCAAGGGAAAGCCCTGCCAACGGAGACGTCGTCATAGCAGTGCCGGACTCAGGAAGGGCTTCCGCTTTGGGCTTCTCCAGGGTCAGCGGGATTCCCTACTCTGAGGGCCTCATAAAGAACCGCTACATCGGGAGGACGTTCATAACCCCCGGCCAGTTCTACCGCGAGCTGAAGGTTAAGCTCAAGCTCTCGCCGGTGAGAGAAGTCATCGAGGGAAAGAGCGTCGTGCTGGTTGATGACTCAATCGTCAGGGGAACGACGATGAGAAGAATAGTCACTCTTCTGAGAAACGCTGGGGCTAAAGAGGTGCACGTGAGGATCGCCTCCCCTCCGATAAGGTACCCGTGCTATATGGGGGTGGACATTCCTACCAGGCACGAGCTCATAGCGGCCTTTGGGAGCGTCGAGAAGGTGAGGGAATCAATAGGGGCCGACAGCCTGGCTTACCTCAGCATAGAGGGGCTGAAAAAAGCCGTCGGGAGGAGAGACCTCTGCCTTGCATGCCTTACCGGGGAGTATCCGGAGTGGGCGTTCAGGCTTTAA
- the purC gene encoding phosphoribosylaminoimidazolesuccinocarboxamide synthase, giving the protein MEVYEGKAKKVIPLDDGKAIMEFKDDATAFDGRKKARFRGKGWLNAQISAVLFRVLEEKGVKTHFIGVAGDNRLIVERLKMYPLEVVVRNVVAGSLKKRLPLEGGTELPEPIVELYYKDDSLGDPMINYYHAKVLGISEGEIREMERIALRVNEILREYFAQRGIILVDFKLEFGKNGRGEILLGDEISPDTCRFWDARTGKSLDKDVFRFDKGDLINAYEELYERLAGTS; this is encoded by the coding sequence GTGGAAGTTTACGAAGGCAAGGCCAAGAAGGTAATCCCCCTCGACGATGGAAAGGCCATTATGGAGTTCAAGGACGATGCTACCGCCTTTGACGGCAGGAAAAAGGCTCGGTTCAGGGGCAAGGGGTGGCTCAATGCCCAGATCAGCGCGGTTCTCTTCAGGGTTCTCGAGGAGAAAGGCGTTAAGACCCACTTCATCGGGGTTGCCGGGGATAACCGCCTCATCGTTGAGCGGCTCAAGATGTACCCGCTCGAGGTGGTCGTCAGGAACGTTGTCGCCGGCAGTTTGAAGAAGCGCCTCCCCCTTGAGGGGGGAACCGAATTGCCGGAGCCGATAGTCGAGCTCTACTACAAGGACGACAGCCTTGGGGATCCTATGATAAACTACTACCACGCAAAGGTTCTCGGGATAAGCGAGGGTGAGATAAGGGAGATGGAGCGCATAGCTCTTAGAGTAAACGAGATTCTCAGGGAGTACTTTGCTCAGCGCGGGATAATCCTCGTGGATTTCAAGCTGGAGTTCGGAAAGAACGGGAGGGGTGAGATTCTACTCGGCGACGAGATAAGCCCCGACACCTGCCGCTTCTGGGACGCGAGAACTGGAAAGAGCCTTGACAAGGACGTCTTCCGCTTCGATAAGGGCGACCTGATAAACGCTTATGAGGAGCTCTACGAGCGCTTGGCCGGCACTTCCTGA
- a CDS encoding ATP-dependent helicase has protein sequence MTEGKIRWAKREYTDEEIFSILSEPVRVWFRRKFGTFTPPQRYAVMEIHKGENVLISSPTGSGKTLSAFLSAINELILLAKEGKLEDKIYVLYVSPLRALNNDIKRNLEGPLAEIKEVAKELGYEIPEIRVGIRTSDTSSYEKSKMVRKPPHILITTPESLAIALNAPKFRERLKTVKYLIIDEVHALAENKRGSHLALSVERLQEMAEEKFVRIGLSATIHPLEEIAKFVFGFENGEPRPGLIVDVSFAKQTEIKVESVVEDLIYTPAGALSEALYNRLAELIREHRTTLIFTNTRSGAERVAFNLKKRFPEFEGLIEAHHSSLSREVRLDVEEKLKRGELRAVISSTSLELGLDIGTIDLVVLIGSPKSVNRALQRIGRAGHRLHEVSKGVILALDRDDLVEVTVLAHNARNRRLDRVRIPENPLDVLVQHLLGMALNKVWEVGEAYNLVRRAYPFRNLPFEDFMSVLRYLAGEYAGLEERKVYAKIWLEDGRFGKRGKMTRAIYYMNVGTIPDEAKIRVYTMDKKLIGTVEEEFAERLMPGDIFVLAGRTYEFVKSRGNRLYVIPREGAKPTIPAWFSEMLPLSFDLALDIQRFRREVKELLHRRDAVRRLVRKYGIDEKATRAIIAYFREQARYSVIPDDETLLVEFVPGKRNRYFFHTLIGRRANDALSRAFAYLVSKRKNCNVGIAINDNGFALLLPPEVELSEEEIRELFEVEDLRETLKLALDNTELLKRRFRHVANRGLLILRRYIGRSKRLGRQQVMAVSLLRVLKENHPDFPLLKEVYREIMEDKMDVESAETFLSWVGEGRVKVVFETHSVPSPFAFNLEVIGSSDVVLMEDRRELIKTLHRKIMAMIGEAQEVPAKRS, from the coding sequence ATGACAGAGGGAAAAATTCGCTGGGCGAAGCGCGAGTACACTGATGAGGAGATATTCTCAATCCTGAGCGAGCCGGTTAGGGTGTGGTTCAGGCGGAAGTTTGGAACCTTTACACCACCACAGCGCTACGCTGTCATGGAGATTCACAAGGGCGAGAACGTTCTAATCTCCTCACCGACCGGTTCTGGAAAGACTCTCTCGGCCTTTCTCTCGGCGATAAACGAGCTGATACTTCTAGCCAAGGAGGGAAAGCTCGAGGATAAAATCTACGTCCTCTACGTTTCCCCGTTGAGGGCTTTGAACAACGACATCAAGAGGAACCTTGAGGGGCCTTTGGCGGAGATAAAAGAAGTTGCAAAGGAGTTGGGTTACGAAATCCCTGAGATAAGGGTCGGCATAAGGACGAGCGACACTTCAAGCTACGAGAAGAGCAAGATGGTGAGGAAGCCGCCGCATATTCTGATAACAACCCCTGAAAGCCTCGCCATAGCGCTCAACGCCCCAAAGTTCCGCGAGAGGCTAAAGACGGTCAAATACCTCATCATAGACGAGGTTCACGCTTTGGCGGAGAACAAGCGTGGCAGTCATTTGGCTTTGAGCGTTGAGCGCCTTCAAGAGATGGCCGAAGAAAAATTTGTGAGGATAGGCCTGAGCGCCACCATACATCCGCTTGAGGAGATAGCGAAGTTCGTCTTCGGCTTTGAAAACGGGGAGCCGAGGCCCGGACTTATAGTTGATGTCAGCTTCGCCAAGCAGACGGAAATAAAAGTTGAGAGCGTCGTTGAGGATTTGATTTACACTCCAGCTGGAGCGCTGAGCGAGGCCCTCTACAACCGTCTGGCAGAGCTGATTAGGGAGCACAGGACGACGCTCATCTTCACCAACACGAGGAGCGGTGCCGAGAGAGTTGCTTTCAACCTCAAAAAGCGCTTTCCGGAGTTTGAGGGCCTGATAGAGGCCCACCACTCCTCGCTGTCGAGGGAGGTTCGCCTGGACGTTGAGGAGAAGCTCAAGAGGGGCGAGCTTCGGGCGGTAATCAGCTCAACAAGCTTGGAGTTAGGTTTGGATATCGGAACTATTGACCTCGTGGTCTTAATCGGCTCACCCAAGAGCGTTAATAGAGCATTACAGAGAATTGGAAGGGCCGGCCACAGGCTCCACGAGGTCAGCAAAGGGGTTATTTTGGCGCTCGATCGCGATGATTTGGTGGAGGTTACAGTTTTAGCGCACAACGCCAGGAACAGGAGACTCGACAGGGTTAGAATCCCCGAGAACCCGCTCGACGTCCTCGTCCAGCACCTGCTCGGAATGGCCCTCAACAAGGTGTGGGAAGTGGGGGAAGCCTACAACCTCGTAAGGCGCGCTTATCCTTTCAGGAACCTGCCTTTTGAGGACTTCATGAGTGTTTTGAGGTATCTGGCAGGAGAATACGCTGGCCTGGAGGAGAGGAAGGTCTACGCGAAGATATGGCTTGAGGACGGGCGCTTTGGAAAGAGGGGCAAAATGACGAGGGCGATCTACTACATGAACGTCGGCACGATTCCAGATGAAGCAAAGATCAGGGTTTACACGATGGACAAGAAGCTGATAGGAACGGTTGAGGAGGAGTTTGCAGAGCGCTTAATGCCCGGCGACATCTTCGTCTTGGCCGGAAGAACCTATGAGTTCGTCAAGAGCAGGGGGAACAGGCTCTACGTTATTCCCCGCGAGGGTGCAAAGCCGACCATTCCTGCGTGGTTCTCGGAGATGCTCCCGCTCAGCTTCGACCTGGCCCTCGACATTCAGAGGTTTAGAAGGGAAGTCAAGGAACTTCTTCACCGGAGGGACGCGGTTAGGAGGCTCGTGCGGAAGTACGGGATAGACGAGAAGGCCACGAGAGCTATCATAGCTTACTTCCGCGAGCAGGCGAGGTATTCGGTGATCCCTGACGATGAGACACTCTTGGTCGAGTTCGTGCCCGGAAAGCGGAACCGCTACTTTTTCCACACCCTCATCGGGAGGAGAGCTAACGATGCCCTGAGCAGGGCCTTCGCCTACCTCGTGAGCAAGAGGAAGAACTGCAACGTCGGGATAGCGATAAACGACAACGGCTTCGCCTTACTCCTCCCCCCGGAGGTCGAGCTGAGCGAGGAAGAAATTAGGGAGCTTTTCGAGGTCGAGGACCTAAGGGAGACGTTAAAGCTGGCCCTGGACAACACCGAGCTTCTGAAGAGGCGCTTCCGCCACGTGGCCAACCGTGGATTGTTAATCCTCAGGCGCTACATCGGGAGGAGCAAGAGGCTCGGCAGGCAGCAGGTGATGGCAGTTTCCCTCCTCAGGGTCCTCAAGGAGAACCACCCAGACTTCCCGCTCCTGAAGGAGGTCTACCGCGAGATTATGGAGGACAAGATGGACGTTGAGAGCGCTGAAACCTTCCTGAGCTGGGTCGGGGAGGGCAGAGTAAAGGTTGTCTTCGAGACCCACAGCGTGCCAAGTCCCTTCGCCTTCAACCTTGAGGTAATAGGCTCGAGCGACGTTGTCCTGATGGAGGACAGAAGGGAGCTTATCAAGACTCTGCATAGAAAAATAATGGCAATGATAGGGGAGGCTCAGGAAGTGCCGGCCAAGCGCTCGTAG
- a CDS encoding metallophosphoesterase — protein sequence MKPRPVPEKAILLGKDLIIADLHIGFERSMAREGNYFPNLLGGLIQEVLAVVRRERPKRLIIDGDLKHSFVQFRMEREELGRFFDALESEVDEIIVIRGNHDPGILWLRERGVEIVDRLEVRGWTLVHGHRLEEGERFIIGHEHPAIRLRDEVGASVKVPAFLWGERLIVLPAFSPWAYGNDVTREIVSPFLRKFDSSKLRVLVPVEGELLDFGELDKLTETLRKLSTL from the coding sequence ATGAAGCCGAGGCCCGTTCCCGAGAAAGCGATCCTGCTGGGAAAAGACCTGATAATAGCGGACCTCCACATAGGCTTCGAGAGGTCCATGGCCAGGGAGGGCAACTACTTTCCCAACCTCCTCGGGGGGCTTATCCAGGAAGTTCTGGCAGTTGTGAGAAGGGAAAGGCCGAAGAGGCTCATAATCGACGGCGACCTGAAGCACTCGTTCGTCCAGTTCAGGATGGAGCGGGAGGAACTGGGAAGATTCTTCGACGCCCTTGAGAGCGAAGTCGATGAGATAATAGTGATCAGGGGAAACCACGACCCGGGGATACTGTGGCTGAGGGAGAGGGGAGTTGAAATCGTGGACAGGTTGGAAGTAAGGGGATGGACCCTGGTCCACGGCCACAGGCTGGAGGAAGGAGAAAGGTTCATAATCGGCCACGAACACCCTGCGATAAGGCTGAGGGACGAAGTGGGGGCGAGCGTGAAGGTACCGGCTTTTCTGTGGGGCGAGAGGCTTATCGTCCTGCCTGCCTTCAGTCCCTGGGCCTACGGCAACGACGTGACGAGGGAGATAGTTTCGCCGTTCCTTCGGAAGTTCGACAGCTCAAAGCTGCGCGTGCTGGTGCCCGTCGAGGGGGAGCTCCTGGATTTCGGGGAGCTGGATAAATTGACGGAGACATTAAGAAAGCTAAGCACACTCTGA
- the purM gene encoding phosphoribosylformylglycinamidine cyclo-ligase, producing the protein MLTYAQAGVDDEKTVRALRGIIGLAKETFRFRKGKLGEPSGIGHYAALMDFHDFYLAMTTDGVGTKVLVAEAVGKFDTIGIDMMAMNVNDLLCVGAEPVALVDYLAVREPDERVFEEIAKGLYEGARQAGIAIVGGETAVMPDLINGFDLAGTAIGIVEKGKVITGEKIRPGDAVIGIASSGIHSNGLTLARKLLIPKYGLDYEYEGRKLWEWLLEPTRIYVKAVLDLIESVEVHGLAHITGGGLTNLKRLTNHGFSLEMPPIEGIFRLIYENGVPLEEMFRVFNMGVGMIAVVSAEEREEALEILGRYFETFELGTVTEKEGIVVKNYGIVY; encoded by the coding sequence ATGCTGACCTACGCCCAGGCGGGAGTTGATGACGAGAAAACTGTGAGGGCCCTCAGGGGAATCATAGGTCTCGCGAAGGAGACGTTCAGGTTCAGAAAAGGAAAGCTCGGCGAGCCGAGTGGAATAGGCCACTACGCGGCGCTGATGGATTTTCATGACTTTTACCTCGCCATGACGACCGATGGTGTTGGCACAAAAGTTCTGGTAGCGGAAGCCGTCGGCAAGTTCGACACGATAGGGATAGACATGATGGCAATGAACGTCAATGATTTGCTCTGCGTTGGGGCCGAGCCCGTAGCTCTTGTGGACTACCTCGCAGTCAGGGAGCCTGATGAGAGAGTTTTTGAAGAGATAGCCAAGGGTCTTTACGAAGGGGCGAGGCAGGCCGGAATAGCGATAGTCGGCGGGGAGACGGCAGTTATGCCAGACCTCATCAACGGCTTTGATTTAGCCGGAACGGCCATCGGAATAGTCGAGAAGGGGAAAGTCATAACGGGGGAGAAGATAAGACCCGGAGATGCAGTTATTGGTATAGCGAGTTCGGGAATCCACTCCAACGGCCTGACCCTTGCAAGGAAGCTTCTAATCCCTAAGTACGGCCTCGACTACGAGTACGAGGGCAGGAAACTCTGGGAGTGGCTTTTGGAGCCAACAAGGATTTACGTTAAAGCTGTACTCGACTTAATAGAGAGTGTCGAGGTTCACGGATTAGCGCACATAACGGGAGGTGGCCTGACCAACCTGAAGCGCCTCACGAACCACGGCTTTTCCCTTGAGATGCCACCCATCGAAGGGATATTCAGGCTGATCTATGAGAACGGCGTTCCGCTGGAGGAGATGTTCCGCGTTTTCAACATGGGCGTTGGCATGATAGCTGTAGTGTCGGCAGAGGAGAGAGAGGAAGCCCTGGAAATCCTTGGCAGGTATTTTGAGACTTTCGAGCTCGGGACAGTCACGGAAAAAGAGGGAATAGTTGTGAAGAACTACGGGATTGTTTATTAG
- the purT gene encoding phosphoribosylglycinamide formyltransferase 2 — protein sequence MIQPRDELGTAMTDSAQKILLLGSGELGKEIAIEAQRLGVEVVAVDRYANAPAMQVAHRSYVGDMRKTDFLWSVVERERPDAIIPEIEAINLDALFELEKDGYFVVPNAKATWIAMHRERTRETLAKEAKVPTSRYAYATTFDELYEACERIGYPCHTKAIMSSSGKGSYFVKGPKDIPKAWEEAKKKARGSADKIIVEEHIDFDVEITELAVRHYDENGEIVTTFPKPVGHYQIDGDYHSSWQPTEISEKAEREVYRIARRITDVLGGLGLFGVEMFVKGDKVYANEVSPRPHDTGMVTLASHPTGFSEFGLHLRAVLGLPIPGEWVDGYRLFPLMTPAATHVIKANVSGYSPRFRGLVKAQSVPNATVRLFGKPEAYPGRRLGVALAWDRNVAEAKKRAEMVAHAVELRTRSSGWHQQDYERRKHLL from the coding sequence ATGATCCAGCCCCGGGACGAGCTCGGAACCGCTATGACGGACTCCGCTCAAAAGATACTCCTCCTCGGGAGCGGCGAGCTGGGAAAGGAGATAGCCATCGAGGCCCAGAGGCTCGGCGTTGAAGTTGTGGCTGTCGATAGATACGCCAACGCTCCGGCCATGCAGGTTGCACATCGCTCCTATGTTGGAGACATGCGTAAGACTGACTTCCTCTGGAGCGTCGTCGAGCGCGAAAGGCCGGATGCAATAATACCGGAGATCGAGGCGATTAACTTAGATGCCCTCTTCGAGCTTGAAAAAGACGGTTACTTCGTCGTTCCGAACGCCAAGGCTACGTGGATAGCCATGCACCGCGAGAGGACTAGGGAGACGCTCGCGAAGGAAGCAAAGGTTCCAACGTCGAGATATGCCTACGCCACCACTTTCGACGAACTCTACGAGGCCTGCGAGAGGATAGGCTACCCCTGCCACACCAAGGCCATAATGAGCTCCTCTGGAAAGGGTTCCTACTTCGTCAAGGGGCCGAAGGATATTCCGAAGGCCTGGGAAGAGGCCAAGAAGAAAGCCCGCGGTAGTGCGGACAAGATAATCGTTGAGGAGCACATAGACTTCGACGTTGAGATTACAGAGTTAGCTGTTAGACACTACGACGAGAACGGGGAGATAGTCACGACCTTCCCGAAGCCGGTCGGCCACTACCAGATCGACGGCGACTATCATTCCAGCTGGCAGCCGACCGAAATTTCAGAAAAGGCCGAACGCGAGGTCTACAGGATAGCCAGGCGCATCACCGACGTACTTGGAGGCCTCGGCCTCTTCGGCGTCGAGATGTTCGTGAAGGGGGACAAAGTTTACGCCAACGAGGTCTCCCCGAGGCCCCACGACACGGGTATGGTGACCCTCGCCTCCCACCCGACCGGCTTCTCAGAGTTCGGACTGCATCTCAGGGCGGTCCTCGGTCTTCCGATTCCCGGCGAGTGGGTAGACGGCTATCGTCTCTTCCCTCTCATGACTCCAGCCGCAACCCACGTCATCAAGGCCAACGTTTCCGGCTACTCCCCGCGCTTCCGCGGTCTGGTAAAGGCCCAGAGCGTTCCGAACGCGACGGTGAGGCTCTTCGGCAAGCCAGAGGCTTATCCCGGAAGGAGGCTTGGAGTGGCTTTGGCCTGGGATAGGAACGTTGCCGAGGCGAAGAAACGTGCCGAGATGGTTGCCCACGCTGTGGAGCTTAGAACCCGGAGTTCGGGCTGGCATCAACAGGATTACGAAAGGAGAAAGCACCTGCTATAA
- the purE gene encoding 5-(carboxyamino)imidazole ribonucleotide mutase encodes MKVLVVMGSKSDSHIAEKVTSILDEFGVEYDVDVASAHRNPKKVEELAKKDYDVFIAIAGLSAALPGVIAAHTVKPVIGVPVSVKLNGLDALLSIAQLPPGVPVATVGIDNGRNAALLAIEILALKDESLRRKLEEYRERMRA; translated from the coding sequence GTGAAGGTTCTGGTGGTTATGGGAAGCAAAAGCGACTCCCATATCGCTGAGAAAGTAACCTCAATCCTTGACGAGTTCGGCGTTGAGTACGACGTCGACGTCGCTTCGGCCCACAGGAACCCGAAGAAGGTTGAGGAGCTGGCGAAGAAGGACTACGACGTCTTCATAGCAATAGCCGGCCTGAGCGCCGCTCTGCCAGGGGTCATTGCCGCCCACACGGTCAAGCCCGTGATAGGCGTCCCGGTCTCGGTCAAACTGAACGGCCTTGACGCGCTACTCAGCATAGCCCAGCTCCCGCCGGGCGTCCCAGTGGCAACGGTCGGCATAGACAACGGCAGGAACGCGGCTTTGCTCGCGATAGAAATCCTCGCTTTAAAGGACGAAAGCCTCAGGAGGAAGCTTGAAGAGTACAGGGAAAGGATGCGGGCATAA
- the purD gene encoding phosphoribosylamine--glycine ligase, protein MRVLLVGGGGREHAIGNALVRGDAELYVVSKHRNPGLARLAKGYGLAKETDVEKVLDYAEKFGVELAFIGPEAPLARGIVDLLEENGIPAVGPSREAARLETDKAFARAFMERNEIPGRKLFRVFSDVSEMRSWIDDFGRPVVVKPIGLTGGKGVKVVGYQLRDNEEAKAYAGELIKKDGKVLIEERTDGVEFTFQVFTDGKSVIPMPLAQDYPHAYESDEGPITGGMGSYSCANSLLPFVSREDYEKALETLKATVEAMRKNGTPYRGILYGQFMLSKDGPILIEYNARFGDPEAMNVLPLLRTSLLEVAEGIVDGNLRGAEFENKATVVKYLAPRGYPMNPVKGVKVEVDEEAIAETGAKLYYASIDENFTLLGSRAIAVVGIAETLEEAERIAQSAIGHVKGELFYRRDVGTRRSVEKRIRIMKEFGKEFEPNAC, encoded by the coding sequence ATGAGGGTTCTGCTCGTTGGTGGTGGTGGAAGGGAGCACGCGATTGGAAATGCCCTGGTGAGGGGTGACGCGGAACTTTACGTCGTTTCGAAGCACAGAAATCCTGGACTGGCAAGGCTCGCGAAGGGCTACGGTTTAGCCAAGGAAACGGACGTCGAGAAGGTCTTAGACTACGCTGAAAAGTTTGGCGTTGAGCTGGCCTTCATCGGTCCGGAGGCACCACTTGCGAGGGGCATCGTTGATCTGCTCGAAGAGAACGGGATTCCGGCGGTCGGCCCGAGCAGGGAGGCGGCGAGGCTCGAAACCGACAAGGCCTTCGCGAGGGCCTTCATGGAGCGCAACGAGATTCCGGGAAGGAAGCTCTTCAGGGTTTTTAGCGATGTTTCCGAGATGCGCTCGTGGATAGACGACTTTGGAAGGCCGGTCGTTGTGAAGCCTATCGGTCTCACCGGGGGAAAGGGTGTTAAGGTGGTCGGCTATCAGCTGAGGGACAACGAGGAGGCCAAGGCCTACGCCGGGGAGCTGATCAAAAAGGACGGTAAGGTTCTGATTGAAGAAAGAACCGACGGTGTCGAGTTCACCTTCCAAGTCTTTACCGATGGGAAGAGTGTCATTCCAATGCCCCTTGCGCAGGATTACCCCCACGCCTACGAGAGCGACGAAGGCCCGATAACCGGCGGAATGGGCAGCTACTCCTGCGCGAATAGCTTACTTCCCTTTGTTTCGAGAGAAGACTACGAGAAAGCCCTTGAGACGCTGAAAGCGACCGTTGAAGCCATGAGAAAGAACGGAACGCCCTACAGGGGAATCCTCTACGGCCAGTTCATGCTGAGCAAAGACGGGCCGATTCTCATAGAATACAACGCCCGCTTCGGCGACCCTGAGGCAATGAACGTCCTCCCGCTTCTCAGGACGAGCCTGCTTGAGGTAGCCGAGGGAATCGTGGACGGCAACCTACGAGGAGCGGAGTTCGAAAACAAAGCCACTGTCGTCAAGTACCTCGCACCGAGGGGCTATCCAATGAACCCTGTTAAAGGCGTTAAGGTCGAGGTGGACGAGGAAGCTATCGCCGAAACCGGGGCGAAGCTCTACTACGCGTCCATTGACGAGAACTTCACGCTCCTCGGCTCCCGCGCCATAGCGGTCGTTGGAATAGCCGAAACTCTGGAGGAAGCGGAGAGGATAGCGCAGAGCGCCATCGGCCACGTGAAGGGCGAGCTCTTCTACCGTAGGGACGTTGGGACGCGGAGAAGCGTGGAGAAGAGAATACGCATCATGAAGGAGTTTGGAAAGGAGTTCGAGCCCAACGCTTGCTGA
- a CDS encoding formate--phosphoribosylaminoimidazolecarboxamide ligase family protein has protein sequence MISREEILSVLESYDPEKITVGVIGSHSALDIADGAKEEGLPVLVVAQRGRHRTYAEYFRLRKTKDNLTKGFIDEVLILEKFAQIIDVQGELVKRNVIFVPNRSFVVYTGIDRVENDFRVPLFGSRDLLRSEERSEERSYYWLLERAGLPYPEPVKPEEIDEVGLVIVKLPHAKKRLERGFFTAASYREFREKAEKLIKLGVITGEDLAKARIERYIIGPVFNFDFFYSPIDEEIELLGIDWRFETSLDGHVRLPASQQLTLPEHQFEPEYTVTGHASSTLRESLLEKVFDMAERYVKATQEYYPPGIIGPFTLQTAVDKDLNFYIYDVAPRTGGGTNIHMAVGHPYGNALWRKPMSTGRRIALEIKRAVELDELEKVIT, from the coding sequence ATGATAAGCCGTGAGGAGATTTTGAGCGTTCTCGAAAGCTATGATCCAGAGAAAATCACCGTTGGGGTAATCGGGAGCCACTCCGCGCTGGATATAGCAGATGGAGCAAAGGAGGAAGGCCTTCCCGTCCTGGTGGTTGCCCAGCGAGGCAGGCACAGGACCTATGCGGAGTACTTCAGGCTTAGGAAGACGAAGGACAACCTCACCAAGGGCTTCATTGACGAGGTTCTTATCCTAGAGAAGTTCGCCCAAATCATCGACGTTCAGGGGGAGCTGGTAAAGAGGAACGTCATCTTCGTGCCAAACCGCTCCTTCGTGGTCTACACGGGCATTGACAGGGTTGAGAACGACTTCAGAGTTCCTCTCTTCGGGAGCAGGGACCTCCTCAGGAGCGAGGAGAGGAGCGAGGAGAGGAGCTACTACTGGCTCCTTGAGAGGGCCGGGCTCCCTTACCCTGAACCCGTTAAACCAGAAGAGATTGACGAGGTCGGTCTCGTCATCGTCAAGCTTCCCCATGCCAAGAAGAGGCTTGAGCGCGGCTTCTTCACGGCTGCTTCCTACAGGGAGTTCCGTGAGAAGGCTGAAAAGCTCATCAAGCTCGGCGTAATCACCGGGGAAGACCTCGCCAAGGCCAGAATCGAGCGCTACATCATCGGCCCGGTTTTCAACTTCGACTTCTTCTACTCCCCGATTGATGAAGAAATAGAACTCCTCGGTATAGACTGGCGCTTCGAGACGAGTTTGGACGGCCACGTAAGGCTTCCCGCTTCCCAGCAGCTGACACTGCCGGAGCACCAGTTCGAGCCGGAATACACCGTAACCGGCCATGCCTCTTCAACCCTCAGGGAGTCCCTTCTCGAGAAGGTCTTCGATATGGCCGAGAGATACGTTAAGGCCACGCAGGAATACTATCCACCCGGAATCATCGGGCCCTTCACGCTCCAGACGGCAGTGGATAAGGACCTAAACTTCTACATCTACGACGTGGCGCCGAGAACGGGCGGCGGAACCAACATCCACATGGCGGTGGGTCACCCCTACGGCAACGCCCTCTGGAGGAAGCCGATGAGCACAGGAAGGAGAATCGCCCTTGAGATTAAGCGCGCGGTTGAACTTGACGAGCTTGAGAAGGTAATCACATGA